A single region of the Salvia miltiorrhiza cultivar Shanhuang (shh) chromosome 8, IMPLAD_Smil_shh, whole genome shotgun sequence genome encodes:
- the LOC130997032 gene encoding putative disease resistance protein RGA3, producing MEGEAAAAILQTLVQNLIDLCKKEISQIRDLEKDAAKLTKSLKTIQKFLNDAETRDITSEAVKDWLKNLEDVAFDADNVLDELNYHILSDQIKPAEPEDEKIPSCFSRLSCFSRLSCCKNLSRSRNVALKIKEINENLESINKEATDLGLNVKFAKEPTLVIASLETDSFSDDPVFIGRDDAVSEIVEMLTNSITTDERKVSIISIDGMGGLGKTTLTRKVFNHLKDETQFGSHIWVHVSPNFDALTLFKKILKELTDQVEGENKQDILSKLQQALKDKTYLLVLDDVWNEDRSKWEDFMNSLLGVSSVKGNAIVVTTRSMKVATIVNPIHTHELEGLSEEECWSIIKVKTFGEGNVPSEFAAIGKKIARKCQGLPLAANVVGGVLRIKSEEKWRSVEEKWLSADEGGDNITNILRLSFDNLSLPSLKKCFAYCATFPKGSEIMKQELIEMWMAEGFLQADDMESVGEKFINVLLHNSLLQVSRRYANGNVNKCGMHDLVHDLACSVSSSSNSSRVRYKTLEEDESSRIPKEMAKSLRTLLLTSEGDISDINFSDFESLHVLSLLDSEVKELPSSIQKLIHLRDFDISKTRIEVLPDWIGEFFHLQTLRVDSLWLKKLPSTIKYLINLRHLYINWEVELPMGIGRLTCLQTLTHFPVGDENGCKIEELGSLNNLSGDLKIRNLERVHDKEEAGKANLFKKSKILNLGLKWNGSREGETNDEDVLESLQPHSDLRELEIVRFNGKRFPSWTLKMAVRDAPHGSWVVLNKLMSLELWDCDECEEIPMLGHLPNLKSLKLYGLENVKCINSSFYGMVNKDTRIVFPALARLELKDMPKLAEWAEIEISDGSEVKLFPRLQDLQIRECYQLKSVPSHVSSCLGSLWIEKIGVECLPANWLLSNNETLNWLRIEGCPNLREISDRWGEEESEGRSFTITSLPKFPHLSSCPNLREISDRWGEEESEGRSFTITSLPKFPRLTELSIGGVPNLSMEIVDAMWRLEVDGRKYIDP from the coding sequence ATGGAAGGAGAAGCTGCTGCCGCCATCCTTCAAACTCTAGTTCAAAACCTCATCGACCTCTGCAAGAAAGAGATCTCTCAGATCCGAGATCTCGAAAAAGATGCCGCAAAGCTAACTAAGAGTCTCAAAACCATCCAGAAATTCTTGAACGACGCGGAGACGCGTGACATCACCAGCGAAGCTGTCAAGGACTGGCTGAAGAATCTTGAAGACGTGGCTTTCGATGCTGACAATGTTTTGGATGAACTCAACTATCATATTCTCTCTGACCAGATCAAGCCCGCCGAGCCTGAGGATGAAAAGATACCATCATGCTTCTCACGCCTCTCATGCTTCTCACGCCTCTCATGCTGCAAGAATCTTTCACGTTCTCGAAATGTGGCTCttaaaatcaaagaaatcaaTGAGAATTTGGAGTCCATTAACAAAGAGGCCACCGATCTTGGCCTCAATGTGAAGTTTGCCAAAGAGCCCACTTTGGTTATTGCTTCTTTGGAAACTGATTCATTCAGTGATGATCCAGTTTTTATTGGAAGAGATGATGCTGTGTCGGAAATAGTTGAGATGCTTACCAATAGCATCACAACTGATGAACGCAAAGTTTCCATCATTTCCATTGACGGGATGGGGGGATTGGGGAAGACGACATTGACTAGAAAAGTCTTCAATCATCTGAAGGATGAGACTCAGTTTGGATCACATATTTGGGTGCATGTTTCCCCAAATTTTGATGCATTAACTCTTTTCAAGAAAATTCTCAAAGAGTTGACTGATCAAGTTGAAGGTGAGAATAAGCAAGATATTCTTTCAAAGCTTCAACAAGCTTTGAAAGATAAAACATATCTTCTTGTACTTGATGATGTATGGAATGAAGATCGTTCCAAATGGGAAGACTTTATGAATTCCTTGTTGGGAGTTAGTTCTGTTAAGGGAAATGCAATTGTTGTTACCACCAGAAGTATGAAGGTTGCTACAATTGTGAATCCAATTCATACACATGAGTTGGAAGGCTTATCAGAGGAAGAGTGTTGGTCGATAATCAAAGTTAAAACCTTTGGAGAAGGAAACGTTCCATCAGAATTTGCGGCCATTGGAAAAAAGATTGCAAGAAAATGTCAAGGTTTGCCATTAGCTGCCAACGTAGTTGGGGGAGTGCTGCGCATTAAATCTGAGGAAAAATGGCGTTCAGTCGAGGAGAAATGGCTTTCAGCCGATGAAGGAGGAGATAATATCACAAATATATTGAGGCTGAGCTTCGATAATTTGTCTTTGCCATCACTTAAGAAGTGCTTCGCATACTGTGCGACGTTTCCTAAAGGCTCTGAAATCATGAAACAGGAACTGATTGAGATGTGGATGGCAGAAGGTTTTCTTCAAGCAGATGACATGGAGTCTGTGGGTGAAAAATTTATCAACGTCCTTCTGCACAACTCTTTACTGCAAGTTTCACGGAGATATGCTAACGGAAATGTAAACAAGTGTGGCATGCACGATCTTGTGCACGATCTGGCTTGTTCTGTTTCAAGTTCCTCTAATAGCAGCCGAGTTCGATACAAGACTCTCGAAGAAGACGAATCAAGTCGTATCCCAAAAGAAATGGCAAAATCTTTGCGTACATTACTACTAACATCGGAAGGTGATATTTCTGATATCAACTTCTCAGACTTCGAAAGTTTGCATGTTTTAAGTCTACTTGACTCTGAAGTTAAAGAGCTGCCAAGTTCGATTCAAAAGTTGATACATTTGAGAGATTTTGACATTTCAAAGACAAGAATTGAAGTTTTGCCGGATTGGATTGGTGAATTCTTTCACTTGCAGACGTTGAGAGTTGACTCACTATGGTTGAAGAAACTGCCAAGTACGATTAAGTATTTGATTAACTTGAGGCATCTTTATATTAATTGGGAGGTAGAGTTGCCTATGGGAATTGGGAGATTAACTTGTCTCCAAACGCTAACCCACTTTCCAGTGGGTGACGAGAATGGCTGCAAAATCGAAGAACTCGGAAGTTTGAATAATCTTTCAGGGGATTTAAAGATTCGAAATCTGGAAAGGGTTCATGACAAGGAAGAGGCTGGGAAAGCCAATTtattcaaaaagtcaaaaatattgaacttgGGTTTGAAATGGAATGGAAGCAGAGAAGGTGAAACAAATGATGAGGATGTATTGGAAAGCCTTCAACCTCACTCAGATCTGAGGGAGTTAGAGATTGTAAGATTCAATGGAAAAAGATTTCCATCATGGACTCTAAAGATGGCAGTTCGAGATGCGCCTCATGGCTCTTGGGTGGTACTTAACAAGTTAATGTCGTTAGAACTCTGGGACTGCGATGAATGTGAAGAGATCCCAATGTTGGGGCACTTGCCCAATCTCAAGTCCCTTAAGTTGTATGGATTGGAGAATGTGAAGTGTATAAATTCATCATTCTACGGAATGGTGAACAAGGACACACGCATTGTTTTTCCAGCTCTCGCGAGGTTGGAATTGAAAGACATGCCTAAGCTGGCAGAGTGGGCAGAAATAGAAATTTCGGATGGAAGTGAAGTGAAGCTATTTCCTCGCCTCCAAGATTTGCAAATTAGGGAATGCTATCAATTGAAGAGTGTTCCAAGTCATGTCTCGTCATGCCTTGGATCTCTGTGGATTGAGAAAATCGGTGTGGAATGTCTGCCAGCTAATTGGTTATTGAGTAACAACGAGACTCTCAATTGGTTGAGAATAGAGGGCTGCCCGAATTTGAGAGAAATATCAGATAGGTGGGGAGAAGAAGAATCAGAAGGAAGAAGCTTCACAATCACATCCCTCCCTAAATTCCCTCATCTAAGTTCGTGCCCGAATTTGAGAGAAATATCAGATAGGTGGGGAGAAGAAGAATCAGAAGGAAGAAGCTTCACAATCACATCCCTCCCTAAATTCCCTCGTCTAACAGAATTGTCTATTGGAGGCGTTCCTAACTTAAGTATGGAGATTGTGGATGCAATGTGGCGCCTCGAAGTTGATGGCCGCAAATACATTGACCCGTGA
- the LOC130997033 gene encoding uncharacterized protein LOC130997033: MQKDIEMFRRLIEIPNKAYELPHKDPCQHCKAIRFANEPPAFCCASGKIKMQLPKMPDELWNLYVNDMTTLGVEFRRRCRTYNNSLAFTSIKMTYDEALAKANKGVYTFKVQGIVRHYIHELTPKDGVPRHLQLYFYGTERELDNRVSQSEGLDRVIVSLLVNILTNNPYHNFFTNLQNKDDLDSYAIVLRANPKLDQRVYNLPVVDHVAAVWNEGVGTSMEQPRDIRVNLRSGGVRYVHYYYGCYDPLQYCLIFPYGEPGWYAGIPKTIDNVDLNLDQTEQNTEDHENNIVDPHRHEEADTLLVAEQNNLLRNFKTPSCVAMREYYCYLFQIRTDDITNILRTGRVIQQFQIDTYVKIETQRLDFFRHNQSKFEMRAESYQGIVESITSNGVISAKSVGKRVLLPKTFTGGPRDLRCRYMNALALVAKFGRPDIFLTMTCNPKWVEIQSELFPVEKSHNRADLYARVFRAKNEELKKEIVKDSLFGVVAAYFYVIEFQKRGLPHVHWLIILQPRYKVTSTEAYDRFVSAEIPDLDLTPHLHSCVINHMMHGPCGELNPKNACMIGEKCKSYYPKEFKLNTEHRLDSYPDYRRRDDGKKVLVRGKWLDNRWVVPYNAYLLAKFDCHINVQVCTDVRSVKYLYKYVCKGNDQIAYNIVDVESTEPIDEISDFQKSRWLCAPEAMWRIYGFDIFDMYPSVLQLHVHLSGYQQVFFAANQSLPKIVDSDRANRTQLTEFFEMNKFVEVAALNLLYREFVEHFVWSLQTRRWTPRSRLGTIGRLVSVNITEVERFYLRLLLNHVRAPTSFEDLKTSNGVLFLSFREAALDRGLLDSDNDVRHAIHEAATYQMPSALRKLFAIILVFNSPSDPKNLWIEFRDALSADIMRDYLLDHVEGYRLSLRSIDSFLQMMGHGIDEYSVVDYIVGLTREEINSREFAAEINMPVAESDLASVGHFNERQRFAYLEIMSSLASPIGSGFFIDGPGGTGKTFLYKAILATVRSTGDIALAVASSGVAASLLPNGRTAHSRFKIPLNLDESMSCSISKNTAPAKLIIAAKLILWDEASMANRKAVEALNLLLQDLMENQLLFGGKTVVLGGDFRQTIPIVRRGSREEIVDACLVFSSIWLLIRKIHLTQNMRAMEDPVFTDLLLRVGEGIEPNVHDDYINLPDDMCLSYHGSDSPLDTLVNEIFPSFDAYSSGSSSLINTAILTPKNECMGEINESLIGKFPGNMVEYVSTDYANDPSQQQYYQDYMNAISVGSLPPHVLKLKVNCPVMLLRNLNPLEGLCNGTRLIVRDLGRHVIGAVIAVGTHSGEYVLIPRIPLELDDTHICPITFKRLQFPLRLCFAISINKSQGQTLDRVGVYLPHPVFSHGQLYVALSRVRTSSSIKFLIRPPVADMDSTCETRNVVYTEILQAAT, encoded by the exons ATGCAAAAAGATATTGAGATGTTCAGAAGATTAATTGAAATACCCAATAAGGCTTATGAACTACCACATAAAGACCCTTGTCAGCATTGTAAAGCTATTCGATTCGCTAATGAACCTCCCGCCTTCTGTTGCGCATCAGGTAAAATAAAGATGCAGTTGCCCAAAATGCCAGATGAGTTATGGAACCTCTATGTAAATGATATGACAACTTTGGGGGTCGAGTTCCGTCGGCGTTGCAGGACATATAATAATTCTTTGGCATTCACATCTATTAAGATGACTTATGATGAAGCTTTGGCTAAAGCTAACAAAGGGGTTTACACCTTCAAAGTGCAGGGTATTGTTCGGCATTATATCCATGAACTAACACCCAAGGATGGTGTGCCGAGGCATTTGCAGTTATATTTCTATGGCACTGAGAGAGAGTTGGATAATCGTGTATCTCAATCTGAAGGATTAGACCGTGTTATAGTTTCATTGTTGGTGAACATCTTGACTAATAATCCATACCATAATTTCTTCACCAATTTGCAAAACAAGGATGACCTGGATAGTTATGCTATAGTGTTGCGTGCCAATCCTAAACTTGACCAACGTGTTTATAATCTTCCAGTAGTTGACCATGTTGCTGCAGTTTGGAACGAGGGTGTGGGAACATCTATGGAACAACCTCGTGATATTAGGGTCAACCTAAGATCAGGTGGTGTTCGCTATGTGCACTATTACTATGGATGCTATGATCCTCTCCAGTACTGTCTAATCTTTCCGTATGGCGAGCCAGGTTGGTATGCTGGAATACCCAAAACTATTGACAACGTTGATTTGAATTTGGACCAAACTGAACAAAATACTGAAGATCATGAAAATAATATTGTTGATCCGCATAGGCACGAAGAAGCTGACACCCTACTTGTTGCCGAACAAAATA ATTTGTTGAGGAATTTCAAAACTCCTTCATGTGTTGCTATGAGAGAATATTATTGCTATCTGTTTCAAATACGCACCGACGATATAACAAATATCCTTAGAACTGGTAGAGTAATTCAACAGTTTCAGATTGATACTTATGTTAAGATCGAGACACAAAGACTAGATTTTTTTCGTCATAATCAGTCAAAGTTTGAAATGAGGGCTGAATCGTATCAAGGGATAGTTGAGAGTATAACATCTAATGGTGTTATTAGTGCAAAATCTGTTGGTAAGCGTGTTCTTCTTCCTAAGACCTTTACAGGTGGCCCGCGTGATCTACGTTGTCGTTACATGAATGCGCTGGCACTTGTCGCGAAATTTGGACGCCCAGATATTTTTCTCACAATGACTTGTAATCCAAAGTGGGTGGAAATTCAAAGTGAATTATTTCCTGTTGAGAAGAGTCATAATAGAGCTGATTTGTATGCAAGAGTTTTCAGGGCAAAAAATGAGGAactaaaaaaggaaattgtaAAAGACTCTTTGTTTGGGGTAGTTGCAGCTTATTTTTATGTGATTGAATTTCAGAAAAGAGGCCTTCCACATGTTCATTGGTTGATAATATTACAACCACGATATAAGGTGACTTCAACTGAGGCTTATGATCGATTTGTATCTGCTGAGATTCCAGATCTTGACCTGACTCCACATCTACATTCTTGTGTTATTAACCATATGATGCATGGGCCATGTGGTGAACTCAACCCAAAGAATGCATGCATGATAGGGGAAAAATGCAAAAGTTATTATCCTAAAGAGTTTAAGTTAAACACTGAACATCGGTTGGACTCATACCCTGACTACAGGCGTAGAGATGATGGAAAAAAGGTTTTGGTGCGTGGCAAGTGGTTGGATAACAGATGGGTGGTCCCTTATAATGCTTATTTGTTGGCAAAGTTTGATTGCCATATTAATGTCCAAGTTTGTACGGATGTTAGATCAGTGAAGTATCTTTACAAATATGTTTGTAAGGGTAATGACCAAATAGCATACAATATTGTTGATGTTGAATCTACAGAGCCAATAGATGAGATTTCTGATTTTCAAAAGTCACGGTGGCTTTGTGCTCCGGAAGCTATGTGGCGAATTTATGGATTTGATATTTTTGATATGTATCCATCAGTTTTGCAATTACACGTGCATTTGTCGGGGTATCAACAGGTTTTCTTCGCGGCCAACCAATCTCTTCCGAAAATTGTAGATTCTGATCGTGCTAACAGGACACAACTTACAGAGTTTTTTGAGATGAATAAATTTGTTGAAGTTGCAGCACTAAATTTATTGTATCGGGAATTTGTTGAACATTTTGTATGGAGCTTACAAACTAGGAGGTGGACACCGCGCTCTAGGTTAGGAACAATTGGTAGACTTGTCTCTGTCAATATTACAGAAGTGGAGCGTTTTTATCTAAGGCTTTTGCTGAATCATGTTAGGGCTCCAACatcttttgaagatttgaaaaCATCAAATGGAGTATTGTTTTTGTCTTTTCGGGAGGCAGCTCTTGATAGAGGCTTGTTGGATTCTGACAATGATGTTAGGCATGCGATTCACGAAGCTGCAACTTATCAAATGCCGTCTGCTCTGCGAAAATTATTTGCGATTATACTTGTTTTTAATTCCCCTTCTGATCCCAAAAATCTGTGGATTGAATTTAGAGATGCTTTATCTGCTGATATAATGCGGGATTATCTATTAGACCATGTAGAGGGTTATCGGTTATCTCTACGATCCATTGATTCTTTTTTGCAAATGATGGGTCATGGGATCGATGAGTACTCTGTGGTCGATTATATAGTTGGGTTGACTCGTGAAGAGATAAATAGTCGTGAATTTGCAGCTGAAATTAATATGCCAGTTGCAGAATCTGATTTAGCTTCGGTGGGTCATTTTAATGAAAGACAACGCTTTGCTTATCTTGAGATAATGTCCAGTCTTGCTTCACCAATTGGCTCAGGCTTTTTCATTGATGGTCCTGGTGGCACTGGAAAGACATTTTTATATAAGGCAATCTTGGCCACTGTGCGTTCAACCGGTGACATTGCACTTGCAGTTGCTTCATCTGGTGTTGCAGCTTCTTTGTTACCAAATGGTCGAACAGCTCATTCTAGATTTAAAATTCCGTTAAATTTAGATGAATCTATGTCATGCTCGATAAGCAAGAATACTGCGCCTGCAAAGTTAATAATTGCAGCCAAGCTAATATTATGGGATGAGGCATCGATGGCAAATCGAAAGGCAGTTGAAGCTTTAAATTTATTGTTGCAAGATTTGATGGAAAACCAGTTATTGTTTGGTGGGAAAACAGTTGTTCTTGGTGGAGATTTCAGGCAAACTATACCGATTGTTCGAAGGGGTTCTCGTGAAGAGATAGTGGATGCTTGTTTGGTATTTTCATCCATATGGCTTCTTATTCGAAAAATTCATTTGACACAGAATATGCGGGCAATGGAGGATCCTGTTTTTACAGATTTGTTATTGAGGGTTGGTGAAGGCATAGAACCAAATGTTCATGACGATTATATTAATCTTCCTGATGATATGTGCCTTTCTTACCATGGTTCAGATTCGCCTCTTGACACACTGGTCAATGAAATATTTCCATCATTTGATGCATATTCTAGCGGTTCTTCGAGCCTTATAAATACCGCTATTTTAACTCCTAAAAATGAATGTATGGGGGAAATTAACGAATCATTGATTGGAAAATTCCCAGGCAACATGGTTGAATATGTTAGCACGGATTATGCAAATGATCCAAGTCAGCAACAATACTATCAAGATTATATGAATGCAATTAGTGTTGGTTCATTGCCACCACATGTTCTTAAATTAAAGGTTAATTGTCCTGTTATGTTACTTCGCAACTTAAATCCATTGGAGGGGTTGTGTAATGGAACACGTTTAATTGTGCGTGATCTTGGTAGGCACGTGATTGGAGCAGTCATTGCTGTGGGGACCCATTCTGGTGAATAtgttttaattccaaggattcCATTGGAGTTGGATGATACACACATATGTCCAATTACTTTTAAGAGGCTGCAGTTTCCGCTAAGATTGTGTTTTGCTATCAGCATCAACAAATCTCAAGGCCAAACATTGGATCGTGTTGGTGTTTATTTGCCTCATCCTGTTTTTTCACATGGACAGCTATATGTTGCTTTATCAAGGGTCAGAACatcaagttcaataaaattccTGATTCGACCGCCAGTTGCTGATATGGATTCAACATGTGAAACAAGAAATGTTGTGTACACTGAAATTTTGCAAGCGGCGACATGA
- the LOC130999822 gene encoding long-chain-alcohol oxidase FAO1-like, whose product MARECHPTLRGGRRETKYSHGYPPSELEALASISEAFLPPIPSKHDVGPVASFYEASASQYPVPDEVAEMATKRGFLEARIIVRALLKCLSTRIGTLLICGSLSLGSEWPYLKKFSEISLEKREKVVQKWMQNCFLTPIRLAFVFLKFLVMFVFFTQVGEDSRNPVWKAIGYEVDKDSPPPPSSFSPKERRRRPLEKGIVEIRNETDSSLPKSLAAKGLMVLETDNNVCMVECDVVIVGSGCGGGVAAATLAGHGLKVVVLEKGNYYTSSDYSALEGPSMNELYESGGILASLDGNVMLMAGSTVGGGSAVNWSAAIKPPPSLLEEWGRKLPLFSSAEYAEALEKVCFRLGVTDGCDREGFQNRILRTGCDRLDLKAERVPRNSSSDHFCGTCCYGCVRGDKKGTDTTWLVDAVNAGAVVVSGCEAERFLVTRRRCVGVTARSAAEEVRMRIHIRARATISACGALLTPPLLIASGLRNPNIGRNLHLHPVLMAWGYFPEEGSEIPGKIYDGGIITSLHKVVADDGSVRAIIESPILGPGSFAALCPWESGAEVKKRLMRYSRTAHLFSMIRDRGAGEVMRRGRIKYDVSDDYDRENMRAGLRRALRILVAAGAVEVGTHQSDGQRLRCEGVGEREVEEFLDTVVAGEGPRAMSREWTTYCSAHQMGSCRMGVDEEEGAVDENGESWEAKGLFVCDASVLPGAVGVNPMVTIQSTAYCLSNKIAQTLKMEKM is encoded by the exons atggcTAGAGAGTGTCATCCAACACTTAgaggtggaagaagagagacaAAATACAGCCATGGATACCCTCCCTCCGAGCTAGAAGCCCTAGCTAGCATCTCCGAGGCCTTCTTACCACCAATCCCATCGAAGCACGACGTGGGCCCTGTCGCCTCCTTCTACGAAGCCTCCGCCTCTCAGTATCCGGTTCCTGATGAG GTAGCGGAGATGGCGACGAAGAGGGGATTCTTGGAAGCCAGAATAATCGTGAGAGCTCTGCTCAAATGCTTATCGACGAGAATCGGAACGTTGTTGATCTGTGGGAGTCTTAGCCTTGGTAGTGAGTGGCCATACTTGAAGAAATTCTCAGAGATATCtttggagaagagagagaaagttgtGCAGAAATGGATGCAGAATTGCTTTCTCACACCTATTAGGCTTGCCTTTGTGTTCCTCAAGTTCTTGGTCATGTTTGTTTTCTTCACTCAG GTAGGTGAAGATTCAAGAAATCCAGTGTGGAAAGCCATAGGTTACGAGGTTGACAAAGATTCGCCGCCACCGCCGTCGAGTTTTTCTCCTaaagagaggcggcggcggcctctAGAGAAGGGAATAGTGGAAATAAGAAACGAGACGGATTCCTCACTCCCCAAATCTCTCGCAGCGAAAGGCCTCATGGTGTTAGAAACAGACAACAACGTGTGCATGGTGGAATGCGACGTGGTCATCGTGGGCTCGggctgcggcggcggcgtcgccgccgcaACCCTCGCCGGCCACGGCCTGAAAGTGGTTGTTCTCGAAAAAGGCAACTACTACACAAGCAGTGACTACTCCGCCCTCGAGGGGCCGTCGATGAACGAGCTCTACGAGTCGGGAGGGATTCTGGCGAGCTTGGACGGCAACGTGATGCTCATGGCGGGGTCCACCGTCGGCGGCGGCTCAGCAGTCAACTGGTCCGCCGCCATCAAGCCGCCGCCCTCCCTGCTCGAGGAGTGGGGCAGGAAACTGCCCCTCTTCTCGAGCGCGGAGTATGCGGAGGCATTGGAGAAAGTGTGTTTTCGACTGGGCGTCACCGACGGATGCGACAGAGAGGGTTTCCAGAATCGGATTCTGCGTACAGGGTGTGACAGACTCGACTTAAAAGCAGAGCGGGTCCCACGGAATTCGTCTAGTGACCATTTCTGTGGGACCTGTTGCTACGGATGTGTCAGAGGAGACAAAAAGGGCACTGACACTACTTGGCTTGTCGACGCCGTCAATGCCGGCGCGGTCGTCGTCTCCGGCTGCGAAGCCGAGAGGTTTCTGGTGACGAGGCGACGCTGCGTCGGAGTGACGGCGAGATCCGCGGCGGAGGAGGTTCGAATGAGGATACATATTAGGGCTAGGGCTACGATCTCCGCATGCGGCGCGCTTTTAACGCCGCCTCTCTTGATCGCGAGCGGCTTGCGTAACCCTAACATCGGCCGGAATCTCCACCTGCATCCGGTGCTGATGGCGTGGGGGTATTTTCCGGAGGAAGGTTCGGAGATTCCGGGCAAGATCTACGATGGAGGCATCATCACGTCCCTGCACAAAGTGGTTGCTGATGATGGTAGTGTAAGGGCCATCATAGAGTCCCCGATCCTCGGGCCAGGGTCGTTCGCGGCCCTGTGCCCGTGGGAGTCGGGGGCGGAGGTGAAGAAGAGATTGATGAGATACTCCCGGACGGCTCACCTGTTCTCGATGATCAGAGACAGGGGAGCCGGGGAGGTAATGAGGCGGGGCCGGATCAAGTACGACGTTTCTGACGATTACGATAGGGAGAACATGAGGGCGGGGCTGCGCCGGGCGCTGAGGATACTGGTGGCGGCCGGGGCGGTCGAGGTGGGCACGCATCAGAGCGACGGGCAGAGGTTGAGGTGCGAGGGGGTCGGGGAGAGGGAGGTGGAGGAGTTTCTCGACACCGTGGTGGCGGGGGAGGGGCCGAGGGCGATGTCGAGGGAGTGGACGACGTATTGCTCGGCGCATCAGATGGGGAGCTGCAGAATGGGGGTGGATGAAGAGGAAGGAGCAGTTGATGAGAATGGGGAGAGTTGGGAGGCAAAGGGGCTGTTTGTGTGTGATGCGAGTGTGCTGCCGGGAGCTGTTGGTGTTAATCCAATGGTCACGATTCAATCAACGGCATATTGTTTGTCTAATAAGATTGCTCAAACATTGAAGATGGAGAAGATGTGA
- the LOC130999834 gene encoding uncharacterized protein LOC130999834, which produces MSQESHVEYIKDTIGSSFEDSLSSDDDKPISEIFRGKKKIRSIVLSDDSRNDSLNCVVESAERGNIGKIKRRFVSKRKKVVHFDLSDEDSEDVDTPENFDDAHLDMPLSDEFVARATDGKIVEDSHMQSCLPLAGTLYQEKQDLVEETSKKTKITQAKDKQVTKAKKAKKMKSNSISDPSHQLTEVVVEHNKGKRVPQTPTLKSRSGRTIRRRILD; this is translated from the exons ATGTCCCAAGAAAGCCATGTTGAATATATCAAAG ACACAATTGGAAGCTCATTTGAAGATAGTCTTTCTTCTGATGATGATAAACCAATATCAG AAATCTTCAGAGGTAAAAAGAAAATTCGCTCTATTGTTCTATCCGATGATTCAAGAAATGATAGTCTGAATTGCGTAGTGGAATCGGCTGAAAGAG GTAACATTGGAAAAATCAAAAGAAGATTTGttagcaaaagaaaaaaagtcgTGCACTTCGATCTTTCTGATGAAGATTCAG AGGATGTTGATACACCTGAGAACTTTGATGATGCACATTTGGATATGCCTCTATCAG ATGAATTTGTGGCGAGAGCAACCGATGGAAAAATTGTCGAAGATTCTCATATGCAGTCATGTCTACCTTTGGCAG GCACACTATACCAAGAGAAACAGGACCTTGTGGAAGAAACATCAAAGAAGACTAAAATAACCCAAGCTAAGGACAAACAAGTAACTAAGG CAAAGAAGGCGAAGAAAATGAAGTCTAATAGCATATCTGATCCATCCCACCAACTTACTGAAGTGGTTGTCGAGCATAACAAAG GCAAAAGAGTTCCACAAACACCAACACTCAAGTCAAGGAGTGGCAGAACAATCAGGCGAAGAATATTGGACTAA
- the LOC130999839 gene encoding uncharacterized protein LOC130999839, producing the protein MAKRRRVLSTEDGSDGPVIASRRLFFSLPPPSVTDMAMPIIFDPECSHAPATESRSLRDETSQKRKRRVLAVDTDRSVPLSQVTGSSSKSGQVFFGPTNAIPCSILSNGCLRRLGSDVTQRPLSNNVNVSRSKCLSKASCGQRRSKRMCLCLLITLLNY; encoded by the exons ATGGCAAAAAGAAGACGTGTGCTTTCAACGGAAG ATGGCTCAGACGGCCCTGTGATAGCTTCAAGAcgtttattttttagtttaccTCCTCCGTCTGTAACTGATATGGCTATGCCAATTATCTTTGACCCTGAGTGTTCGCATGCTCCAGCTACTGAGTCGAGAAGTTTGCGAG ATGAGACTTCACAAAAAAGAAAGAGGCGTGTTCTCGCTGTTGACACTGATCGGAGTGTTCCACTCTCGCAAGTGACAG GCTCTTCTTCTAAAAGTGGTCAAGTTTTCTTTGGCCCAACAAATGCGATCCCTTGTTCCATATTGTCAAATG GCTGCTTGCGCCGATTGGGTTCCGATGTGACGCAACGGCCTTTGTCTAATAATGTTAATGTTTCACGGTCTAAATGTTTATCTAAAGCTTCTTGTGGACAAAGGCGCTCAAAACGTATGTGTTTATGTCTGTTGATTAccttattaaattattaa